In one window of Tumebacillus algifaecis DNA:
- a CDS encoding DUF1450 domain-containing protein, with protein sequence MGENKRVTVDFCNGNLMSFTQELFLRLREEHPEWTVSRYGCLTNCGECAVRPFAFVEDEIVSGHDLAEFEVKLLALIEKKTLTL encoded by the coding sequence GTGGGCGAAAATAAACGGGTAACCGTCGATTTTTGCAATGGGAACTTGATGTCGTTCACTCAGGAACTTTTTCTGCGCTTGCGGGAAGAACATCCAGAATGGACAGTTTCTCGTTACGGCTGCCTCACTAACTGCGGTGAGTGCGCGGTACGCCCATTTGCCTTTGTGGAAGATGAGATCGTCTCGGGCCATGACTTGGCAGAGTTTGAAGTCAAGTTGTTGGCATTGATCGAGAAAAAGACCCTGACACTTTAG